The genomic DNA CGCCTCAAGGGCCTTGTGGCCGATCAGGCGCTTGACATACAGGTGCTCAAAGAGGTGCTGGGCCGAAAATGACTGAGCCCGCCCTTCGCCGTCATGCCGCACGCCAGATTATTGAGGTGTACGGCTACTCCGAGCGGCGGGCTTGTCAATTGACCGACCTCAATCGCAGGACGTTGCGGCGCGTCCCTTCGCCAGATCGCGATAAGGATCTTCGCATGCGATTACGCGAGCTAGCCGAGGAGCGTAGGCGGTTCGGATGCCCCCGACTCTATCTGCTGCTGCGCCGCGAGGGTCTGGTGGTGAACCACAAGCGCGTTGAGCGGCTGTACAGGGAAGAGGCACTGTCGTTGCGCTTGCGGCCAAAGCGCAAGCGCCAGAGCCACCTGCGGGTGGTCCAACCCGCGCCCACAGGCCCAAATGAGCAGTGGGCCATGGACTTCGTGAGTGACAGCCTGGACAATGGCCGCAGAATCAAGGTGCTGACGATCATTGACCTGTGGGACCGCCGCTGCCCCAAGCTCGAAGCGGACTCATCGATTCCGGGCGAGGGCGTGGTCCGGGTGCTGGAGCAATTGCGCCAGCGCGGCGAATACCCGAAGCATCTGCGTTCTGACAATGGGCCAGAGTTCACGGGTAGGGCCCTGGATCAGTGGGCGACCAGCGTGGGGGTGCAGTTGGAATTCATCCGGCCTGGCAGGCCGATGGAGAATGGGCATGTGGAGAGCTTCAACGGCAAATTCCGTGAGGAGTGCCTGAACGCCCATGCGTTCCAGTCACTCGCAGAGGCTAGGGACATCCTCGAGGCGTGGAGGCAGGACTACAACACAGCCCGACCACACAGCGCACTTGGCGGATTGGCCCCAGAGGAATACGGAAGAACCATGAATGAAGAAAACCGGACCAGCCAGAACCCAAACTTACGGGTGGTATACTCGGCGGGGTAAGGTCAATCAACGAAAAAGGGAGCCGTCAGGCTCCCTTTTTCGTTGAGGCTATTGTCTGCGCCTAGGCCACGTGGTCTGCCCCGGCCTGGATGGCTTTGGTGTTGGCGGGGATGAGTTTGTGGTAGTGTGGCGAGATGACGTTTTCCAGGGAGTCGATGACTGCCTTGAGGGGGACGATGCCGGTGGCCTGGGCGTAGGCGCCGATGGCGACCATGTTGGCCATGCGGGTATTGCCGAGCTGGTCGGCGATTTCGTTGCAGGGCACGGCAAGGCATTTGAGGCGTTTGGTATCGGCCAGCTCCATGTCAATGAGCGAGGAGTTGATGATATGCACGCCGTTGTCAGCGACGCGGGACTGGAACTTGTCCAGTGACGGTCGGTTCATGGCGATGAGGGATTTGGGCCGGTGGATGATGGGCGACCCGATGTCTTCCTCGGACAGGACCACGGTGCAGTTGGCGGTGCCGCCGCGCATCTCGGGTCCGTAGACCGGGATATAGGTGACGTTGAGTCCGTCCTTCATGCCTGCATAGGCGAGCAGGTTGCCGATGAGCATGACGCCCTGGCCGCCGAAACCCGCGATGATTGCGTCGATGTAGCGCATCAGCAGATTCCTCCTTCCTCGGAAATGTCCTTGAACACCCCGAGCGGGAAGTAGGGAATCATCTCGTTTTGCAGCCGCTCGTTGGCCTGGACCGGGGTCATCTTCCAGTTGGTGGGGCAGCCGGAGAGCAGCTCCACGAACCCGAAGCCGGTGGCATTGATCTGGCAGTCAAAGGCTTTTTTGAGGTACTTCTTGGCTGCGCGGATGTTCTTGACGCAATCAAGCGAGCCGCGCGCGGCGTAGGCCACACCGCCCAGGGAGGCGATGATCTCGGCCATGCGGATGGGCGAGCCCTCGTGGGTGATGCAGCGTCCTGCGGGCGTGGTGGTGGTCTTCTGGCCGATCAGGGTGGTGGGGGCCATCTGGCCGCCGGTCATGCCGTAGACCGTGTTGTTGACAAAGACCACGCAGATTTTCTCGCCCCGGTTGGCGGCGTGCATGATCTCGGCCATGCCGATGGAGGCGAGGTCGCCATCGCCCTGGTAGGTGAAGACGAAGTTGTCGGGCCGGGCGCGTTTGACGCCGGTGGCCACTGCCGGGGCGCGTCCGTGGGGCGCTTCGACCGCGTCCACGTCGAGGTAGTTGTAGAGGAAGACCGAGCAGCCGATGGAGGCCACCAGCAGCGTTTTTTCCGTCAGTTTCAGCTCGTCGAGCAGTTCGCCCACCAGCCTGTGGGCAATGCCGTGGTGGCAGCCGGGGCAGTAGTGGGTGGCCCGGTCGATGACGCTTTCGGGCCGGGTGAAGACGAGTTTTTCTTGCATCTCAGTCATTTATTTACCCTCCAGGCAGGCGAGAATGGGGGCTTCCAGTTCGTCCGGGGTGGGCAGGTTGCCGGGATAGATGGGGAAGAAGTCCGAGTCGGCCACGGTGCGGATGGCCAGGCGCACGTCGTCCACCATCTGGCCCAGGTTGTGCTCGATGGTCAGGAACCGCTTGCCCGCCTGGGCCAGCTTTTTGAGGTCTGCGCTGGGGAAGGGGTAGAGGGTGATGGGCCGCAGCAGGCCGACCTTGTGGCCCTGCTTGCGGAAGGTGCGCACTGCGGATTTGGCGATGCGGCCGATGGAGCCGTAGGCGCAGATGACAAGCTCGGCGTCCTCGGTCTCGAACTGTTCGCACTCGGCCAGATCGGTCCAGGCGTCGTACTTGGCCTGGAGGTGTCTGTTCTGCCCGGCCAGCTCGCCCTCGCCCAGGAACAGGGACTTGATGAGCCGTTTTTTGCGTCCGGTCTCGCGGGCGTTGGTGCGGCCCGTGATGGCCCAGCCGCGTCCGGCCTCGTCGTCCACGCCTTCGGGCGCCCAGGGGGTGATGGGTTCCTTCATCTGTCCGAGGATGGCGTCGCCCAGGATGAGCACCGGGGTGCGGTGTTCAAAGGCGATGTCGAACGCGCGGATGGTCAGGTCGTAGGCCTCCTGCACGGTGCCGGGGCCAAAGGTGAAGTGGCGGTAGTCGCCGTGTCCGCCGCCGCGGGTGGACTGGTAGTAGTCGCCCTGGGCCGGGCCGATGTCGCCCAAGCCCGGTCCGCCCCGGTTCATGTTGACGATGACTGCCGGGATCTCGGACCCGGCCATGTAGGAGATCGCCTCCTGCTTGAGCGACATGCCCGGCGACGACGACGAGGTCATGGCCCGGATGCCTGCCGCGCCTGCGCCAAGCAGCATGTTGGCCGCAGCCACCTCGGACTCGGCCTGGACGAAATCGCCGCCCGCCTTGATCATCTCCGAGGACATGAATTCCGGGATGTCGTTCTGCGGGGTGATGGGATAGC from Pseudodesulfovibrio aespoeensis Aspo-2 includes the following:
- a CDS encoding IS3 family transposase (programmed frameshift) — encoded protein: MRKSRFTEEQIIGLLKQAEAGRPVAELCRQIGITDTTFYKWRSKFAGLEVSEARRLRQLEEENRRLKGLVADQALDIQVLKEVLGPKMTEPALRRHAARQIIEVYGYSERRACQLTDLNRRTLRRVPSPDRDKDLRMRLRELAEERRRFGCPRLYLLLRREGLVVNHKRVERLYREEALSLRLRPKRKRQSHLRVVQPAPTGPNEQWAMDFVSDSLDNGRRIKVLTIIDLWDRRCPKLEADSSIPGEGVVRVLEQLRQRGEYPKHLRSDNGPEFTGRALDQWATSVGVQLEFIRPGRPMENGHVESFNGKFREECLNAHAFQSLAEARDILEAWRQDYNTARPHSALGGLAPEEYGRTMNEENRTSQNPNLRVVYSAG
- a CDS encoding 2-oxoacid:acceptor oxidoreductase family protein; translated protein: MRYIDAIIAGFGGQGVMLIGNLLAYAGMKDGLNVTYIPVYGPEMRGGTANCTVVLSEEDIGSPIIHRPKSLIAMNRPSLDKFQSRVADNGVHIINSSLIDMELADTKRLKCLAVPCNEIADQLGNTRMANMVAIGAYAQATGIVPLKAVIDSLENVISPHYHKLIPANTKAIQAGADHVA
- a CDS encoding thiamine pyrophosphate-dependent enzyme; the protein is MTEMQEKLVFTRPESVIDRATHYCPGCHHGIAHRLVGELLDELKLTEKTLLVASIGCSVFLYNYLDVDAVEAPHGRAPAVATGVKRARPDNFVFTYQGDGDLASIGMAEIMHAANRGEKICVVFVNNTVYGMTGGQMAPTTLIGQKTTTTPAGRCITHEGSPIRMAEIIASLGGVAYAARGSLDCVKNIRAAKKYLKKAFDCQINATGFGFVELLSGCPTNWKMTPVQANERLQNEMIPYFPLGVFKDISEEGGIC
- a CDS encoding 3-methyl-2-oxobutanoate dehydrogenase subunit VorB — encoded protein: MSKQPERIFVKGNEAIARGALAARCKCFFGYPITPQNDIPEFMSSEMIKAGGDFVQAESEVAAANMLLGAGAAGIRAMTSSSSPGMSLKQEAISYMAGSEIPAVIVNMNRGGPGLGDIGPAQGDYYQSTRGGGHGDYRHFTFGPGTVQEAYDLTIRAFDIAFEHRTPVLILGDAILGQMKEPITPWAPEGVDDEAGRGWAITGRTNARETGRKKRLIKSLFLGEGELAGQNRHLQAKYDAWTDLAECEQFETEDAELVICAYGSIGRIAKSAVRTFRKQGHKVGLLRPITLYPFPSADLKKLAQAGKRFLTIEHNLGQMVDDVRLAIRTVADSDFFPIYPGNLPTPDELEAPILACLEGK